A part of Capsicum annuum cultivar UCD-10X-F1 chromosome 6, UCD10Xv1.1, whole genome shotgun sequence genomic DNA contains:
- the LOC107854457 gene encoding GDSL esterase/lipase At1g29670: MSLKINKSAPFFLLIILTFVFLSPCNAKYCKFPTKNNKCAKVQGMFVFGSSLVDNGNNNFLVNSLAKANYLPYGVDFPLLGPSGRFTNGKNVIDLLCDYLKIPVYVPTFNDPSTNGSKVIHGVNFASGGSGILDDTGVVAGEVISLNEQIRNFENVTLPELEEQLGCKSKDSLKNYLFVVGSGGNDYSFNYFLGLANKNITIQDFTANLTIKLSHQLKRLYDMGARKFVVMALYPNGCSPMATSRNPNITGCIQTLNNAALLFNTNLKSLVDSLRLQMHGSTLVFVNAYKIIMDILENPIPKGFSDTKNPCCEVATIAEGGTGTLCKKGGNICSKRNDYVFFDGLHPTEAVNIVLANKAFSSHLKAEVYPINVKHLSKV, from the exons atgtctctaaagataaataaaagtgctccattttttcttcttataatcTTAacctttgtttttctttctccATGTAATGCCAAGTACTGCAAATttccaacaaaaaataataagtgCGCCAAAGTGCAAGGAATGTTTGTGTTTGGAAGTTCATTAGTTGATAATGGGAACAACAACTTTCTTGTAAACTCATTGGCTAAGGCAAATTACTTACCATATGGAGTAGATTTCCCTTTATTAGGACCTTCTGGGAGATTTACTAATGGCAAGAATGTAATTGACCTTCTTTGTGACTATCTAAAAATACCAGTTTATGTTCCAACTTTCAATGATCCTTCAACTAATGGAAGCAAAGTTATTCATGGTGTCAACTTTGCTTCTGGTGGTTCTGGCATTCTTGATGACACTGGTGTTGTAGCG GGGGAAGTGATAAGTTTGAATGAACAAATAAGAAATTTTGAGAATGTGACATTGCCAGAGTTGGAGGAGCAACTAGGTTGCAAAAGTAAAGATTCATTGAAGAATTATTTGTTTGTGGTGGGAAGTGGAGGAAATGATTACTCATTCAACTACTTCCTCGGCTTAGCCAACAAAAATATTACTATTCAAGATTTCACTGCCAATTTGACCATAAAACTTTCTCAccaactcaag AGGTTGTATGATATGGGAGCTAGGAAATTTGTGGTGATGGCATTATATCCCAATGGGTGCAGCCCAATGGCCACATCTAGAAATCCAAATATCACTGGCTGCATACAAACTTTGAATAATGCTGCACTTCTCTTCAACACTAACTTGAAAAGTTTGGTTGATTCCCTAAGGCTTCAAATGCATGGTTCCACACTAGTCTTTGTCAATGCTTACAAAATTATTATGGATATCTTAGAAAATCCTATTCCCAAAG GTTTTAGTGATACCAAGAACCCATGTTGTGAAGTGGCAACAATAGCAGAAGGAGGAACAGGAACTTTATGCAAAAAGGGAGGAAATATTTGTTCAAAGAGAAATGACTATGTCTTTTTTGATGGATTGCATCCAACTGAAGCAGTGAACATTGTGCTGGCTAACAAGGCTTTTTCTTCCCATCTCAAAGCTGAAGTCTACCCTATAAATGTTAAACACCTGTCAAAAGTTTAA